The following is a genomic window from Bacteroidales bacterium.
TATGTATATTGAACTCCATTCCCTTTACTGATCAAGGTTCTGCCATTCCGCCCGTCCTAAACGCCGCTCATTATATCCGCGTGATCCTTTTCCCACCCGGCTTCTTCCCTCATCCATTACCCTATTTTATAAAATTCGAAGATAATAACTTTTATACCGAACAGGAACTCCAATTGAGTTTTTAAGCCGGTTCCTTTTTTTATAATTTTGTCATTCAAATTCAATGTTCGTTTTAACGTGAGGATATATACGGAATTAGAAAGCTTCCAGGCCAAAAAACCTGTGGTGACCATAGGTGTTTTTGATGGGGTACACAAGGGCCATAAGGCCATTATTTCCAATCTGGTTAACCGGGCAACGGAGATCGGGGGAGAGTCGGTGGTAGTAACCCTCTGGCCCCACCCGAGGATTGTGCTGAAAAAGGACGTAGAAAATCTTCGCCTCCTCAACTGCCTGGAAGAAAAAAAGTGGCTCCTGGAAAAACAACAAATCGATCACCTGGTTATTCTTCCTTTCACTGAAGAGCTCAGCCGGCTGAAAGCCTGCGATTTCATTAAGGATATCCTTGTGGACAAGATCGGTGTGGAACATCTGCTTATAGGATACGACCACCATTTCGGAAAAGGAGGGAAAGGCAACTTCAGGGATGTGGAAGCTTGTTCGGCAAAGTATAACTTTCAGGTAGAACGCCTTGACGCAAAATCTGAAGAAGGCACAGAGATCAGTTCCACCGTAATAAGAAATGCACTTTTGGATGGCAATCTGAAAAAAGCAAATCAATACCTCGGATATTTCTATTTTATAATGGGACGCGTGATTGGCGGAAACCGGATCGGACAAAAAATCGGATTTCCTACCGCCAACATCGAACCTCATGATCCCTATAAACTGATTCCCAAAGACGGGGTTTATGCCATCAAGGCCAATCCGGAAAACAAAACCCTGAAAGGCATGTTAAATATCGGTTACAGGCCCACCGTTGGCGGCCAGAGAAACAAAGTTTCGATTGAAACCCATTTATTCGACTTTGACGAAGACATCTACAATAAGGAAATTACCATTCATATGATTCAGCGCATACGCGCTGAAAAGAAGTTTAACCATGTGGATGAACTGGTGGAGCAGTTGAAGGTGGATAAGGAGAGTTCCTTGCAAATTCTGTCGGACACATCTAATTCGTAATTTTCAGTTGATTAGCACTTTCCTTATAAGCGTTATATTCTTTTAATCTGCGTTGTGCAGGCCCATCAAAATATCTACCATCATCTGTTACTATAAACCGTGATCCGCAGCAAGGACATGCAACCAAACTTTCAAATTCATCATCCCTTTCTAAAAGGCATTTATCCTCGGGTTTATAAGGACATGCCCGGTCAAAGGCCTGGTAACTATACT
Proteins encoded in this region:
- the ribF gene encoding riboflavin biosynthesis protein RibF, encoding MRIYTELESFQAKKPVVTIGVFDGVHKGHKAIISNLVNRATEIGGESVVVTLWPHPRIVLKKDVENLRLLNCLEEKKWLLEKQQIDHLVILPFTEELSRLKACDFIKDILVDKIGVEHLLIGYDHHFGKGGKGNFRDVEACSAKYNFQVERLDAKSEEGTEISSTVIRNALLDGNLKKANQYLGYFYFIMGRVIGGNRIGQKIGFPTANIEPHDPYKLIPKDGVYAIKANPENKTLKGMLNIGYRPTVGGQRNKVSIETHLFDFDEDIYNKEITIHMIQRIRAEKKFNHVDELVEQLKVDKESSLQILSDTSNS